GCACTTCGTCGGGACTGGCGGACAGTGCCTGGATGCAGACATGGTCGGCGCCGGCGGCAAGGTGCTGCTCGATGCGCCGCGATACACTCGCCACGTCGCCCCACGCGACGATCGCATCCACCAGCCGGTCGCTTCCACCGTCGGCGACGTCCGCGGGGCCGAATCCGAGGCTTTCGAGGTTGCGCACGTAGTTGGGCAGGCCGAGGTAGGTCTGCATGTGCAGGCGCGCGATCTTTCGCGCCGATTCGGGGTTCTCGTCGAGGACCACCGCCTGCTCGGCGGCGAGCAGCTTGCCGGCACCGAGAATGCGCCGCGTTCGCGCGGTGTGCTCGGGTGTCACGAAATACGTATGCGCGCCGTCGGCGCGCTCGGCCGACAGCGCGAGCATCTTCGGATGCAGAGCACCGAGCACGCGCTGCGGGGGGGACGCAGGAGCGGCGCCCGCGTAAAGAGACGAATCCATCGCATCGAGGTACTGGCGCATGAACGCGTACGGCTGGCGGAAGTCGTGGCCGCGAAGTCCCTGGACCAGCGGCTGGTGGCTGACGCCGATCCCG
This DNA window, taken from Candidatus Binatia bacterium, encodes the following:
- a CDS encoding LLM class F420-dependent oxidoreductase, with protein sequence MKIGRIGIWHHLDALPASRAQHAAREVEELGYGALWIPEALGKEAFSHAGLLLAATRHLVVATGIANIWARDAMAMAAAQKTLGEAYPGRFLLGIGVSHQPLVQGLRGHDFRQPYAFMRQYLDAMDSSLYAGAAPASPPQRVLGALHPKMLALSAERADGAHTYFVTPEHTARTRRILGAGKLLAAEQAVVLDENPESARKIARLHMQTYLGLPNYVRNLESLGFGPADVADGGSDRLVDAIVAWGDVASVSRRIEQHLAAGADHVCIQALSASPDEVPVGQWRALAAVLIEKKNPDR